One Desulfuromonas thiophila genomic window carries:
- a CDS encoding sensor histidine kinase, which produces MTRVLLIEDNPADARLVRHLLDGESLFEVRWAKSLAEGLQNLESQPCDLVLADLHLPDCDGITIVECLTQAYPEVPIVVLTGQLQDGLAEEAIQKGAEDYQEKDKLNDHCLSRSLRYAVQRHQLNHQIRQTCASLEQSNRQLKDAQMKLVQQEKLATVGQLSAGIAHEINNPLSYLKSNLKTLQNYFQRLNEFCALLPLQDCPELKEAARRLKIALVMEDCPDVLTESQDGVTRIEDICQNLKLFTYQGIQERVAADINACLKSTVRVAWNALKYQAKIEYDLAELPPLLCSPQKLNQVFMNLLLNSVHAIEEKYGQAGQKVAEPQGRIGIQTREQNGQIVIAIEDNGNGISDEVLPHIFDPFYTTKAAGVGTGLGLSVSSDIVRKHQGHIDVRTSPQGTVFTLTFPLAEPVLN; this is translated from the coding sequence ATGACCCGAGTTTTGCTTATCGAGGATAATCCGGCGGATGCTCGGCTGGTGCGTCATCTGCTGGATGGGGAGAGCCTGTTCGAGGTGCGGTGGGCAAAAAGTCTGGCTGAGGGGCTTCAGAACCTTGAAAGCCAGCCCTGTGACCTGGTTTTGGCCGACCTGCACCTGCCCGACTGCGATGGCATTACCATTGTCGAATGTCTGACGCAGGCCTATCCTGAGGTCCCTATCGTGGTCCTGACCGGTCAACTGCAGGATGGTCTCGCCGAAGAAGCCATTCAAAAAGGGGCGGAGGATTATCAAGAAAAGGACAAGCTTAACGATCACTGCCTGAGCCGGTCTCTGCGTTACGCCGTTCAGCGTCATCAACTCAACCACCAGATTCGCCAGACCTGTGCCTCCCTTGAGCAGAGCAACCGCCAGCTCAAAGACGCCCAGATGAAACTGGTTCAGCAGGAGAAACTGGCAACCGTGGGCCAGCTGTCCGCCGGCATAGCCCATGAAATCAACAACCCCCTCAGTTATCTCAAAAGTAACCTGAAAACGCTGCAGAACTATTTTCAGCGGCTGAACGAATTCTGTGCGCTGCTGCCGCTTCAGGATTGTCCTGAGCTGAAGGAGGCGGCGCGACGGCTGAAGATTGCCCTGGTGATGGAAGACTGTCCGGATGTACTGACAGAGTCGCAGGACGGGGTGACCCGGATCGAGGATATCTGTCAGAACCTCAAGCTGTTCACCTACCAGGGGATTCAGGAGCGGGTGGCAGCGGATATCAATGCCTGCCTGAAAAGCACCGTTCGGGTGGCCTGGAATGCCCTTAAGTATCAGGCGAAGATTGAATACGACTTGGCGGAACTGCCGCCACTGCTCTGTTCACCCCAAAAGCTCAATCAGGTGTTTATGAATCTTCTGCTCAATTCGGTTCATGCCATTGAAGAAAAATATGGTCAGGCCGGACAGAAAGTGGCCGAACCCCAGGGGAGGATTGGCATTCAGACGCGCGAGCAGAATGGGCAGATTGTGATCGCGATTGAGGATAATGGCAACGGCATTAGCGATGAGGTGCTGCCGCATATTTTTGACCCCTTTTATACCACCAAGGCTGCTGGAGTGGGAACGGGTCTGGGACTGAGTGTTTCCAGTGATATCGTACGCAAGCATCAGGGTCATATTGATGTTCGCACCAGCCCTCAGGGCACGGTTTTTACCCTTACATTTCCACTAGCGGAGCCTGTTCTGAACTGA
- a CDS encoding sigma-70 family RNA polymerase sigma factor: MDLDDLEKQEQPAMPEEDAEQEDEPLIDEPQRESGGDDAIKCYLNDIQRSYLLTAEEERELAQRVEEGDEQARARMIECNLRLVVKIAKRYMNRGLPFLDLIEEGNMGLIKAVERFRVEKQCRFSTYATWWIRQSIERALINQSRTIRLPVHVADHVNRMLKTSKEILKTANREPTDEEIAEAMDGSVEQVQQLQQLLRKTYSIEHPLGDNNYSLMDTLEDATAIDPLQLLEDRDRYEFVQKWLAGLKKNERDILMLRFGLEDREPETLDTIGKRYGVTRERIRQIEAKSIEKLRRMMQDEVREILPPEA, from the coding sequence ATGGATCTGGATGATTTGGAAAAGCAGGAACAGCCTGCCATGCCGGAGGAAGACGCGGAGCAAGAAGATGAGCCATTGATCGATGAGCCGCAACGTGAGAGTGGTGGCGATGATGCGATCAAATGCTATCTTAATGATATTCAGCGTTCCTATTTGCTGACAGCAGAAGAAGAACGGGAACTGGCCCAACGTGTAGAAGAGGGCGATGAGCAGGCGCGGGCCCGCATGATCGAATGCAATCTGCGTCTTGTCGTGAAGATCGCGAAACGCTACATGAATCGCGGTCTTCCGTTTCTTGACCTTATCGAAGAAGGTAATATGGGCCTGATTAAGGCCGTCGAGCGTTTTCGTGTGGAAAAACAATGTCGTTTTTCCACCTATGCCACTTGGTGGATTCGTCAGTCCATCGAGCGAGCACTGATCAATCAGAGCAGAACAATCCGGTTGCCAGTCCATGTTGCTGATCATGTCAATCGCATGCTCAAAACATCAAAAGAAATTCTTAAAACCGCCAATCGTGAGCCGACAGACGAAGAAATTGCTGAGGCCATGGATGGTTCGGTCGAGCAGGTACAACAGTTGCAGCAGTTGCTGCGTAAAACCTATTCTATAGAACATCCCCTTGGCGACAATAATTATTCCTTGATGGATACTTTGGAAGATGCGACGGCGATTGATCCGTTGCAGTTGCTTGAGGATCGCGATCGTTACGAATTTGTCCAGAAATGGTTGGCCGGCCTGAAAAAAAACGAACGCGATATTCTGATGTTGCGATTCGGACTGGAAGATCGGGAACCGGAAACCCTTGATACCATTGGTAAACGTTATGGCGTCACCCGTGAACGTATCCGCCAGATCGAGGCGAAGAGCATTGAAAAGCTCAGGCGCATGATGCAAGACGAGGTGCGTGAAATCCTGCCGCCAGAAGCATGA
- a CDS encoding HD domain-containing phosphohydrolase — translation MHLLLIEDNPGDARLIQELLIDELGRGGFEFVSATTLKQGLELAGQINPDLILLDLTLPDSDGLDSVRQTVSACPQLAIIVLTGVSNQEIATQSLRMGVQDYLNKGEFDGNGLCRAIWHAIERKQLLRQLHEHEEEISRSKTLLETIVNSNADGLIVLGQDRQILFFNPAAEAILSPQRLELGNELNGLTIGTTPAQKLEWTPPGQANRFLDIRQTPIVWKHRAANLISVRDMTEKEQLQYKLNLQVQMLTTIHQGAQNLMAEFDLETMGQQLAKSCVTDFGADAAWLMWIDDQGHHYGLAAYPKDDALECPYYTDTSLYERIPDQCPTAQAITERTPKLVALGQETQQACLCGRRQRQGWSSVGAFPLLGRNRVQGCLTLFSYQADFFVTERVNFFQSYVHLAAASLENAQLFKQTATHLKHFEALRSIDMAITSSMDMRLTLDVILGYVQRELNCDACAILLCSQGCGLLSYTAGKGFSTSGLQHFTVTAGQGVAGTVAKSRQLVSIPDLMRTDMQIVRLPQLQNERIRAYHGIPLMAKGRVLGVLEIFHRHTFEPSQEWRDFLQALATQTAIAIDNIALIHDLEKAHSNLFASYEETIEGWARALDYRDRETEGHSRRVTDMTVMMAREVGIDIDEIMHVRRGALLHDIGKLGVPDNILRKPGPLTEDEWIVMKRHPQIAYELISPIEYLRPAIRIPYCHHEKWDGSGYPRGLKGKQIPLEARIFAIIDVYDALRSDRPYRPGWPEEKVRNYLREESGHHFDPDLVERFLRIDFGTLDDVPGVSSEQAPLVEM, via the coding sequence ATGCATCTGTTGCTGATTGAAGACAACCCCGGTGATGCCCGTCTGATTCAGGAACTGCTGATTGACGAGCTGGGCCGCGGTGGCTTCGAGTTCGTTTCCGCGACAACCCTCAAGCAGGGACTGGAGCTGGCCGGCCAGATCAACCCGGATCTGATCCTGCTTGATCTGACCCTGCCCGACAGCGACGGGCTCGACAGTGTGCGCCAGACGGTTTCGGCCTGTCCGCAACTGGCAATCATCGTCCTGACGGGGGTCAGCAATCAGGAAATCGCCACCCAGTCGTTACGCATGGGGGTACAGGACTACCTGAACAAGGGAGAGTTTGACGGCAACGGCCTGTGCCGGGCCATCTGGCACGCCATTGAGCGCAAGCAGCTACTGCGGCAGCTCCATGAGCATGAGGAAGAGATCTCCCGCAGCAAAACCCTGCTCGAAACCATTGTCAACAGCAACGCCGACGGTCTGATCGTTCTGGGCCAGGATCGCCAGATCCTGTTTTTCAACCCCGCCGCCGAAGCGATCCTCTCGCCCCAGCGCCTGGAACTCGGCAACGAGCTGAACGGTCTGACCATCGGTACTACCCCGGCCCAGAAGCTTGAATGGACCCCGCCAGGGCAGGCCAACCGCTTTCTCGATATCCGTCAGACCCCCATCGTTTGGAAACACCGGGCGGCGAATCTGATCTCAGTACGCGACATGACCGAGAAAGAGCAACTGCAGTACAAACTGAACCTGCAGGTCCAGATGCTGACCACCATCCATCAGGGCGCCCAGAACCTGATGGCGGAGTTCGACCTCGAGACCATGGGCCAGCAGCTGGCCAAAAGCTGCGTCACCGATTTTGGGGCCGACGCGGCCTGGCTGATGTGGATCGACGATCAGGGCCACCATTACGGCCTGGCCGCCTACCCGAAGGATGACGCGCTGGAGTGCCCCTACTATACCGACACCTCCCTGTATGAACGCATTCCCGACCAGTGCCCCACCGCCCAAGCCATCACGGAACGCACACCAAAGCTGGTCGCCCTGGGTCAGGAAACGCAGCAGGCCTGCCTGTGTGGCCGCCGCCAGCGCCAGGGCTGGAGCAGTGTCGGCGCCTTTCCCCTGCTGGGGCGAAACCGGGTTCAGGGTTGCCTGACCCTGTTTTCATATCAGGCCGACTTCTTCGTCACCGAACGCGTGAACTTTTTCCAGTCCTATGTTCATCTGGCCGCCGCCAGCCTGGAAAACGCCCAGCTGTTCAAGCAAACAGCGACCCACCTGAAACATTTCGAGGCCCTGCGCAGCATCGACATGGCCATCACCAGCAGCATGGACATGCGCCTGACACTGGACGTCATCCTCGGCTATGTCCAACGCGAGCTGAACTGCGATGCCTGTGCCATCCTGCTGTGCTCGCAGGGCTGCGGCCTGCTGAGCTACACGGCAGGCAAAGGGTTCAGCACCTCGGGGCTGCAGCACTTCACCGTCACTGCCGGTCAGGGTGTAGCTGGAACGGTAGCGAAGTCGCGCCAGCTGGTTTCCATCCCCGACCTGATGCGCACCGACATGCAGATCGTGCGCCTGCCCCAGTTGCAGAATGAAAGAATTCGAGCCTACCACGGCATTCCCTTGATGGCCAAAGGGCGGGTTCTTGGTGTCCTGGAAATCTTCCACCGCCACACATTCGAGCCCTCTCAGGAGTGGCGCGACTTTTTGCAAGCCTTAGCGACCCAGACGGCTATCGCCATCGACAACATTGCCCTGATTCACGATCTGGAAAAAGCTCACTCCAACCTGTTCGCCTCCTACGAGGAGACCATCGAAGGCTGGGCCAGGGCACTGGACTATCGCGACCGCGAAACGGAAGGCCACTCACGCAGGGTAACGGATATGACGGTCATGATGGCACGCGAAGTGGGTATCGACATCGATGAAATCATGCACGTGCGCAGGGGTGCGTTGCTGCACGACATCGGCAAGTTGGGGGTGCCCGACAACATCCTGCGCAAACCGGGGCCATTGACGGAAGACGAGTGGATCGTCATGAAGCGGCATCCGCAGATCGCCTACGAACTGATCAGCCCCATCGAATATCTGCGCCCGGCCATCCGCATTCCCTACTGTCACCACGAAAAATGGGACGGTAGTGGTTATCCGCGCGGATTGAAAGGAAAACAGATCCCGCTGGAAGCGCGCATCTTCGCCATTATCGATGTCTACGACGCCCTGCGCTCAGACCGCCCCTACCGCCCGGGATGGCCGGAAGAAAAAGTGCGCAACTATCTGCGCGAGGAATCCGGGCATCACTTCGATCCGGATCTGGTTGAACGGTTTCTACGGATTGATTTTGGTACGCTCGATGATGTACCGGGAGTCAGTTCAGAACAGGCTCCGCTAGTGGAAATGTAA
- a CDS encoding response regulator, giving the protein MKFKRPIHILLVEDNRADARLVEEALKDSKRPCELSVVDDGDRALAFLQARAPYGERRLPDLILLDLNLPARDGREVLREIKADPDLRRIPVVVLTTSDAERDIVEAYSHHANCYVSKPVDFDRFMELIQSICHFWFDIVCLP; this is encoded by the coding sequence GGTTGAAGACAATCGTGCCGATGCCCGCCTGGTTGAAGAGGCCCTGAAGGATAGCAAGCGGCCCTGCGAGCTATCCGTCGTCGACGATGGCGACCGAGCGCTGGCGTTTCTGCAGGCACGCGCTCCCTATGGCGAACGGCGCCTACCGGACCTGATACTGCTCGATCTGAATCTGCCGGCGCGGGACGGCCGCGAGGTCCTGCGCGAGATCAAAGCTGACCCCGATCTGCGGCGCATCCCGGTGGTTGTGCTGACCACCTCGGACGCCGAGCGCGATATCGTGGAGGCATACAGCCATCACGCCAACTGTTACGTCAGCAAGCCAGTGGATTTCGACCGCTTCATGGAGCTGATCCAGTCCATCTGTCATTTCTGGTTCGACATCGTCTGCCTGCCCTGA
- a CDS encoding YqaA family protein, translated as MLNLGQWFGLRRLYEWVLSWGHSRHARKMLFLLAFTEAIFFPIPPDILLLTLGLAIPRRAVCMALLTTAGSVAGGLLGYAVGVWCWPLVADFFYHYVPGFSPAGFAQLQQLFLRYDFWVVFLAGFTPLPYKIFTIGAGVFQIPLGIFLLASLISRGLRFLLIGLFIYRFGEQTRDFTLRYFNKLTFAAGLVLVAGLCVAQLWR; from the coding sequence GTGCTGAATCTGGGGCAGTGGTTCGGACTGCGCCGGCTCTACGAGTGGGTGTTATCGTGGGGCCATAGTCGACATGCGCGTAAGATGCTGTTCTTGCTGGCGTTCACAGAAGCGATTTTCTTTCCCATCCCACCTGATATTCTGCTGCTGACGCTGGGGCTAGCCATCCCACGGCGCGCTGTGTGCATGGCATTGCTGACCACGGCAGGCTCGGTTGCCGGTGGCCTGCTGGGTTACGCTGTTGGCGTGTGGTGCTGGCCACTGGTGGCTGATTTCTTTTATCATTATGTTCCTGGTTTTTCCCCTGCCGGTTTTGCCCAATTACAGCAACTTTTTCTGCGCTATGACTTCTGGGTTGTTTTTCTGGCCGGATTTACACCCTTGCCTTATAAAATTTTTACGATAGGTGCTGGAGTTTTTCAAATACCTTTAGGCATTTTTCTGTTGGCCTCACTGATCAGTCGAGGATTACGTTTTTTACTGATCGGTTTGTTTATCTATCGTTTTGGAGAACAAACCCGCGATTTTACCCTGCGATATTTTAATAAGCTGACATTTGCTGCCGGGCTTGTCCTGGTAGCCGGTCTGTGTGTCGCGCAATTGTGGCGCTAA
- a CDS encoding MerR family transcriptional regulator: MSVEIPNKFFFKIGEVAAITGIKPHVLRYWESEFRFFSPQKTSSRQRKYQKKDIELVLQLKDLLYNQGFTIAGARKMLAGRYAADESKTSMTDRQRLEDLRQELLALRERLRP; this comes from the coding sequence GTGAGTGTGGAAATACCGAACAAGTTTTTCTTTAAGATCGGTGAAGTGGCTGCTATCACGGGAATTAAGCCGCATGTGCTTCGCTACTGGGAATCTGAGTTTCGTTTTTTTTCGCCTCAGAAAACCAGTTCACGTCAGCGAAAATATCAGAAAAAAGATATCGAGCTCGTTCTGCAACTCAAAGACCTGCTTTACAATCAAGGGTTTACCATCGCGGGAGCGCGCAAGATGCTGGCTGGTCGATACGCTGCGGATGAATCGAAGACGTCAATGACGGATCGTCAGCGGCTGGAGGATTTGCGACAGGAACTGCTGGCCCTACGTGAACGGTTGCGTCCATGA
- the surE gene encoding 5'/3'-nucleotidase SurE gives MPVILVTNDDGIHSVGLQILREAVAALGQAVVIAPDREQSATGHAMTLHAPLRVERIRPDWYAVSGTPTDCVNLGLHGLLPCAPALVVSGINKGCNLADDITYSGTVAAAMEATLMGVPALAISQDLLHDDQKASYTCMMRYIRLLVRKVLAEGLPADTFLNVNFPALPPLGLRLTRQGKRIYDKQIIEKKDPRGRPYYWLGGEPPGFERQQDCDCGAVADGYASVTPLHLDLTNYHSLSAIRHWTQDFPAEQDCH, from the coding sequence ATGCCAGTTATTCTGGTAACGAACGATGATGGCATCCATTCTGTGGGATTGCAGATTTTGCGTGAGGCGGTAGCTGCCTTGGGCCAGGCCGTGGTGATAGCGCCGGATCGGGAGCAGAGTGCAACGGGCCATGCCATGACATTGCACGCTCCATTGCGGGTTGAGCGCATTCGCCCTGATTGGTACGCCGTCAGCGGAACCCCAACGGATTGTGTCAACCTGGGGTTGCATGGTTTGTTACCGTGCGCTCCGGCTTTAGTGGTTTCCGGCATCAACAAGGGCTGCAACCTGGCAGATGATATTACATATTCCGGGACTGTCGCTGCCGCGATGGAGGCTACCCTGATGGGGGTGCCGGCGCTGGCCATTTCGCAGGATCTGCTTCACGATGACCAGAAAGCCAGTTATACCTGTATGATGCGTTACATCCGCTTGTTGGTGCGGAAGGTCTTGGCTGAGGGCCTGCCGGCGGATACCTTCCTGAATGTGAACTTTCCTGCATTGCCCCCTTTGGGGTTACGTCTGACCCGCCAGGGTAAACGGATCTACGATAAACAGATCATCGAAAAGAAGGATCCCCGTGGTCGGCCGTATTACTGGCTAGGGGGCGAGCCTCCCGGATTCGAACGCCAGCAGGACTGCGATTGCGGTGCAGTCGCTGATGGTTATGCGTCCGTGACGCCCCTGCATCTGGATCTGACCAATTACCATTCATTGTCCGCTATCCGCCATTGGACTCAGGATTTTCCCGCAGAACAGGACTGCCACTGA
- a CDS encoding adenine phosphoribosyltransferase encodes MDDLKKIIRDIPDFPKKGIIFKDITTLLADGASFHRMIDLIAHRYLDRKIDKIVGVEARGFLLGSALAYKLGVGIVLVRKPGKLPYKTRKKTYDLEYGSDSLEIHEDAFCPGERVLIADDLLATGGTVAAVVELVSELGAELVECAFLAELDFLRGRERLPQDKVYSLLHF; translated from the coding sequence GTGGATGACTTGAAAAAGATCATTCGTGATATTCCGGATTTTCCCAAGAAAGGGATTATTTTCAAGGATATCACGACGTTGCTGGCTGATGGCGCCAGTTTTCACCGGATGATCGATCTGATCGCGCATCGCTATCTTGATCGCAAAATCGACAAAATTGTTGGGGTCGAGGCGCGCGGTTTTCTGTTGGGTTCGGCACTGGCCTACAAACTTGGTGTCGGTATCGTACTGGTGCGCAAGCCGGGTAAACTGCCTTATAAAACCCGTAAGAAAACCTACGATCTTGAATACGGTAGTGACAGTCTGGAGATTCATGAAGACGCTTTTTGCCCGGGTGAACGTGTGCTGATCGCCGATGATTTGCTGGCCACCGGCGGTACGGTAGCTGCGGTGGTCGAGCTGGTCAGTGAGCTGGGTGCCGAGCTTGTTGAGTGTGCCTTTTTAGCGGAGCTCGATTTTCTCCGTGGCCGGGAGCGTTTGCCGCAGGACAAGGTTTACAGTTTGCTCCACTTCTAG
- a CDS encoding peptidoglycan DD-metalloendopeptidase family protein, protein MTWLRLSWLLCLVVLICGCSARGVHHVVQPGQTLYRIGKTYGVSEVVIAGYNRIANPDQIRAGDVLFIPGARQSQRVSVPGKTTQSAVATIKSAVRPATVPPKQPPAVATGTAGVSSMSAARPTGPTRGRLRWPVQGQLAQSFKAGRGKGIEIAVPPGSQVRSAAAGQVIYSGTGIVSYGHLIIIQHSDNLYTVYGYNQRGLVKQGSFVNAGQEIARSGTAPGSQRGMLHFEVRQGNKAVDPVFYLP, encoded by the coding sequence TTGACCTGGCTACGCCTGTCATGGCTGTTGTGCCTTGTTGTGCTGATCTGCGGTTGCAGCGCGCGTGGAGTTCATCATGTGGTTCAGCCGGGTCAGACCCTTTACCGCATCGGTAAAACCTACGGGGTGTCCGAGGTGGTTATCGCCGGTTACAACCGTATTGCTAATCCGGATCAGATTCGGGCAGGTGATGTTCTGTTCATTCCGGGTGCCCGTCAGTCGCAGAGGGTGTCTGTCCCAGGGAAAACAACCCAGTCCGCTGTCGCCACCATCAAATCGGCTGTCCGTCCAGCTACGGTGCCGCCAAAGCAGCCACCTGCCGTTGCAACAGGTACAGCTGGCGTTTCATCCATGTCCGCTGCCCGGCCAACAGGGCCGACCAGAGGGCGCTTGCGTTGGCCGGTACAGGGCCAACTGGCCCAGTCGTTCAAGGCCGGGCGGGGTAAGGGAATCGAGATTGCCGTGCCACCAGGCAGTCAGGTACGCAGTGCTGCGGCCGGTCAGGTCATTTACAGCGGGACTGGTATTGTCAGCTATGGCCATTTGATCATCATTCAGCACAGCGACAATCTGTACACCGTGTATGGCTACAATCAGCGGGGACTGGTCAAGCAGGGAAGCTTTGTTAATGCCGGGCAGGAAATCGCACGATCTGGCACGGCTCCCGGATCTCAGCGCGGCATGCTGCATTTCGAGGTTCGTCAGGGCAACAAGGCTGTCGACCCGGTTTTTTACTTGCCATAA
- a CDS encoding protein-L-isoaspartate(D-aspartate) O-methyltransferase: MDYAIARRRMVEQHIAARGIRDPQLLQVMQQIPRHLFVEPALQNQAYSDYALPIGEKQTISQPYMVAVMTEAALLQPDDRVLEIGTGCGYQTAVLAALAGQVYSIERLAGLARRARKILDSLGCRNLVVQVGDGTLGWPDQAPFDAIVVTAGAPEVPQAYLEQLAVGGRLVIPVGPQDTQILKRIIRLGPDQFDEEALLSCRFVPLVGQAGWSPSC; the protein is encoded by the coding sequence ATGGATTATGCAATTGCCCGGCGCCGCATGGTGGAACAGCATATTGCCGCCCGAGGTATACGTGATCCGCAGCTGCTTCAGGTGATGCAGCAGATTCCTCGTCATTTATTTGTTGAACCCGCACTGCAGAATCAGGCCTACAGCGATTATGCCCTGCCGATAGGTGAAAAGCAGACCATTTCACAACCCTATATGGTGGCGGTGATGACTGAAGCTGCCTTGCTGCAGCCGGATGACCGTGTATTGGAAATCGGCACGGGCTGTGGTTATCAGACGGCCGTTCTGGCGGCTCTGGCCGGTCAGGTTTACAGTATTGAACGGCTAGCTGGTCTGGCCCGGCGCGCGCGCAAGATCCTTGATTCCCTGGGCTGTCGTAATCTGGTTGTTCAGGTGGGGGATGGCACCTTGGGCTGGCCAGATCAGGCTCCCTTTGATGCTATTGTTGTTACGGCCGGGGCCCCTGAGGTCCCACAAGCCTATCTGGAGCAGCTGGCAGTGGGAGGCCGGCTGGTCATTCCTGTAGGCCCGCAGGATACACAGATCCTTAAGCGAATCATCCGTCTTGGGCCGGATCAGTTCGATGAGGAGGCACTGCTGAGTTGCCGTTTTGTGCCCCTTGTTGGCCAGGCCGGCTGGAGCCCTTCGTGCTGA
- a CDS encoding integration host factor subunit alpha: MTKADLVENVYFRTGFSKKESAEIVETVFELIKQTLEAGDKIKIAGFGNFIVKQKATRRGRNPQTGEEIEISSRKILTFKPSQVLKNAINEGAN; encoded by the coding sequence ATGACGAAAGCGGATCTTGTCGAAAACGTATACTTCCGGACGGGATTTTCCAAAAAAGAGTCCGCTGAGATTGTAGAAACAGTCTTCGAATTGATTAAGCAGACCCTGGAGGCAGGGGACAAGATCAAGATTGCCGGTTTCGGCAATTTTATCGTCAAGCAGAAGGCGACCCGCCGAGGCCGTAATCCTCAGACAGGTGAAGAAATTGAGATCAGTTCCCGCAAGATACTGACGTTCAAGCCAAGTCAAGTCTTGAAGAATGCCATCAATGAGGGAGCCAATTAG